The following coding sequences are from one Macaca nemestrina isolate mMacNem1 chromosome 1, mMacNem.hap1, whole genome shotgun sequence window:
- the LOC105474745 gene encoding olfactory receptor 1C1, with product MEKRNLTVVREFVLLGLPSSAEQQHLLSVLFLCMYLATTLGNMLIIVTIGFDSRLHSPMYFFLSNLAFVDICFTSTTVPQMVVNILTGTKTISFAGCLSQLFFFVTFVNMDSLLLCVMAYDRYVAICHPLHYTATMNLCLCVQLMAGLWLVTYLHALLHTVLTARLSFCASNIIHHFFCDLNPLLQLSCSDVSFNVMIIFAVGGLLAITPLVCILISYGIIFSTVLKITSTQGKQRAVSTCSCHLSVVVVFYGTAIAVYFSPSSSHTPESDTVSTVMYSVVAPMLNPFIYTIRNRDMKRGLQKMLFKCTVFQRNNDLSD from the coding sequence atggaaaaaagaaatctaacaGTCGTCAGGGAATTCGTCCTTCTGGGACTCCCTAGTTCAGCAGAGCAGCAGCACCTCCTGTCTGTGCTCTTTCTCTGTATGTATTTAGCCACCACCTTGGGGAACATGCTCATCATTGTGACCATTGGCTTTGACTCGCGCCTTCATTCCCCTATGTATTTCTTCCTTAGTAACTTGGCCTTCGTTGACATTTGTTTTACGTCGACTACTGTCCCCCAAATGGTAGTGAATATCTTGACTGGCACCAAGACTATCTCTTTTGCAGGCTGCCTCAGTCAGCTCTTCTTCTTCGTTACTTTTGTGAATATGGACAGCCTCCTTCTGTGTGTGATGGCATATGATAGATATGTGGCGATTTGCCACCCCTTACATTACACTGCCACAATGAACCTGTGCCTTTGTGTCCAGCTAATGGCTGGACTGTGGCTTGTTACTTACCTCCATGCCCTCCTGCATACTGTCTTAACAGCACGGCTGTCCTTCTGTGCCTCCAATATCATCCATCATTTCTTCTGTGATCTCAACCCTCTCCTGCAGCTCTCTTGCTCTGACGTCTCCTTCAACGTAATGATCATTTTTGCAGTAGGAGGTCTATTGGCTATCACGCCCCTTGTCTGTATCCTCATATCTTATGGAATTATCTTCTCCACTGTTCTGAAGATCACCTCTACTCAGGGGAAGCAGAGAGCTGTTTCCACCTGTAGCTGCCACCTGtcagtggtggtggtgttttatGGCACAGCCATCGCTGTCTACTTCAGTCCTTCATCCTCCCATACGCCTGAGAGTGACACTGTGTCAACCGTCATGTATTCAGTGGTGGCCCCGATGCTGAATCCTTTCATCTATACCATAAGGAACAGGGATATGAAGAGAGGACTTCAGAAAATGCTTTTCAAGTGCACAGTCTTTCAGCGCAATAATGACCTCAGTGACTGA
- the LOC105474746 gene encoding olfactory receptor 14A16-like — MSKEMNNFTFGRIFFLMGFSDIWETQILHSVLFLLIYLVALLGNLLIITLIIKDHRLHTPMYFFLKNLSFLDLCLISVTVPKSITNSLMNCNTISFLGCVCQVFFFFLLANTEVALLTVMCYDRYVAICHPLRYEVIMSHEACVQTAVSSWVSGGLSAILHTACTFSVPMCGFPEVHHFFCDIPQLLSLACSYNTGELVIIGLSLVLDFGCFVFIDISYIHIFSTVLRMPSKEGRSKAFSTCLPHLIVVTLFFSSGFFAYLRPLPKSPSPLDLLVSVFYTVMPPIMNPFIYSLRNKDMKMAFWELQISR, encoded by the coding sequence ATGTCCAAAGAAATGAACAACTTCACCTTTGGGAGAATATTCTTCCTCATGGGGTTCTCTGACATTTGGGAGACCCAGATCCTACATTCTGTGCTCTTTTTGCTAATTTACCTGGTGGCACTGCTGGGGAATCTTCTCATCATCACCCTCATCATCAAGGATCATCGGCTCCACACGCCCATGTACTTTTTCCTAAAGAACTTATCTTTCCTGGATCTGTGTCTCATTTCCGTCACTGTTCCTAAGTCCATCACAAACTCCTTGATGAATTGCAACACCATTTCATTCCTTGGATGTGTGTgtcaggtttttttcttctttctcttagccAATACAGAAGTAGCTCTTCTCACGGTCATGTGCTATGACCGCTATGTTGCCATCTGCCACCCACTCAGATATGAGGTCATAATGAGTCATGAAGCCTGTGTGCAGACGGCTGTCTCTTCATGGGTCAGTGGAGGTCTCAGTGCAATCCTGCACACAGCTTGCACCTTCTCTGTGCCCATGTGTGGGTTTCCTGAGGTTCATCATTTCTTTTGTGATATCCCACAACTGCTCTCCCTTGCCTGTTCTTACAACACTGGTGAATTGGTAATCATTGGGCTCAGCCTCGTGTTGGACTTTGGCTGCTTTGTGTTTATTGACATTTCTTACATTCACATATTCTCCACTGTGCTGAGGATGCCCTCCAAAGAAGGCAGGTCCAAAGCTTTCTCCACATGCCTGCCTCATCTCATTGttgtgactttatttttctcttcagggTTTTTTGCCTATTTACGCCCTCTGCCTAAATCTCCATCACCCTTGGATTTGCTGGTTTCAGTGTTCTACACTGTGATGCCACCCATCATGAATCCCTTCATCTATAGCCTAAGAAATAAGGATATGAAGATGGCATTCTGGGAACTACAAATTAGTAGATAG